The window CTAGCTGATACTGCTGGACTTATGGTTGTTGGTTCCACGTATCAAAAGTAGGTAGTTTTCGACGTGCTTCTTTGCTAGTATAGTTGATTTTTAACCTAGTGGCTACTTGCTAGTACATATGTTAAATTGTTTCTTCTTGGTCACCTGTGTTCAATCCCTAATGCCTATATGTAATGCAGACTCGTTTCTCCAAACTCCAGGACGTATATTGGGTCTGGCAAGGTTGCAGAAATCAAGAGTGCAATTAACGCATTGGGTGTGGAGACTGTGATATTCGATGATGAGCTATCAGCAGGGTATGAAACATAATGATATTATAGTTATTTCATGCATGTTTATGCTTCTATAGAGAATAGGATCCTTTGTGTATAATCCTGCATAATCTCGAATGTTATCAGTTCCGGTACGTAGACCAAATGATACAATGCAAGCAAAAGTTCCTAGATTCATGGAGATATGGAACAACATATAAGTTATCATGGTTGCACGTCCACCATTTGAGTCTCCAACAATTATTCCAATAATTACATATCCAATTTGACCCATGGACGAATACGCAAGCATACGTGTCGTGCTTGTTCGAGTAATAGCAACGAGATTCCCCAATATCATGCTAAGAATAGCTAGGATTTCCTGATTTCTATGAGTTGGacagttttattttttccaataCTTACTCCCTATCTTGGGTATCTACCAATTTGCTATGCCTACCAGATGATTTGGACCAGAATTCAATTGTCTTCGCTTTAGCATTGATTTGAGAAATATGGAGATTTTCTCTGCTTAAATCTCAGTAAAACCTTACAAATATGACTGTTTATCGTATGCATGTCTCCACACACTTTCAGCATGGTGTTATTCTGAAAGCTATATGAGTCTTTTGTTCATCAGCGTTGTTTAACTTCGAAAACACACTATTCTTGGTGAAGATACCTATTGATGCAATTTTTGaatgttagggtttttttttttttttttttttttgtctttttattcGAATGCTACTATTTTAGGCAATTGCGCAATTTGGAAAAGGCGTTTGGTGGAGAGGTTAGAGTTTGTGACCGCACTGCCCTCATTCTGGATATTTTTAACCAGCGGGCTGCAACACATGAAGCAGCTTTACAGGCAATTAATCATTGTGCTTTTAGTTATTAGTAATTATGTGTTttgttatattttaaaatacgcCAAAATCTTACTTGGTACAGTTGTGTTAACTAGTAATAacttaataacaaaataatattttccacAATTTTCATGCTGACAATTTTCGATTGTGATGTTTCTAGGTTGCATTGGCACAAATGGAATACCAGTTACCTCGGCTAACAAAAATGTGGACCCATCTTGAGCGTCAAGCCGGTGGACAGGTTAAGGGGATGGGTGAGAAACAAATTGAAGTGGATAAGCGTATCTTACGTACTCAAGTAAGCCTGTTGAATAAATCGTCAATATTTCAGTAATTCGTTGCATGATAGAGATGGAAGTTCATCGAAATGTGGTTCGTTCTTTAGCAATTGTAGATTACAAACTACAGATTCCAGTTGAGGCtaattgtttcttctttttctttttggtaaaatAAGATTTGTATCTGGGAATTAATTTACTTGTAAACATGTCTGTGATGCTTAGATTGGTGTTCTCAAGAAGGAGCTAGAATCTGTTCGAAAGCATAGAAAGCAGTACCGGAATCAGCGGCTTTCTGTACCTGTCCCTGTAGTATCTTTGGTAAGTAAATAGCataaatattgttgaattcACAATTATAAGGATGATTCTTTCTTTCTGTTATTGAGGTTGTGCCTGTACTGCTTTGGGCAACTAGGTTGGGTACACCAATGCTGGAAAGAGTACTCTTTTAAATCAATTGACCGGAGCCAATGTCCTTGCTGAGGATCGATTATTTGCAACCCTAGATCCAACCACAAGAAGGGTTCAGGTAGCTTGATTGTACTCAGCGAATTTCTTATTTCATGATTATGAGTTATCTATGGTATAAACAATTGAATAGTCAGAGAAGCAGACATTATATTTTCGCAAactttttttgttgatgtagtaCCAAACAGGCTTCAGGTTGCATGAAAGTTTGATTGACATGCTATACCATCTTTGATTCTTCCACTGACAATGAGCGACTTTAGGTCCTATAATTCAGAATTTGGACTTCATGTAATCTGTTAGTTATTAACGAATCTGTTCGTCGGTACTTGTGCATCAGGTCTATGTAGCATGATTTAGTCTTTTTCTAGTAGATGTGCTCGTCTTATGCTGGAAATTTTATAGTTCATGTACTATAATTTTGTGCTACTTTACTTCCATTTGGTTGTAAGACTTTCATTTTCTTCCAGACGAAGAATGGGAAAGAGTTTCTTCTCACAGATACTGTTGGTTTCATTCAGAAGTTACCAACTACAGTGGTAAGATGCTTGCACAATATTCATGAATGTGCtaccatttctctctctctcttccattgttcattttcaactttactgcaagaaaaatgtttttatgGATGAAAATTTAATATCAGTCCAGCTGATAATGTCTTTCACTACTTTATTCTAAACTGCATCATACAGGTTGCTGCCTTCAGAGCAACACTGGAGGAGATATCAGAGTCATCATTGTTGGTGCATGTGGTGGATATCAGGTACAAGTTGGGAAACCTTTAAAATGATGCATTTGTGATGGCGGACATTGTTATCTTATTAGATGTTGATATCAACTTCAGTCATCCACTGGCTGAGCAACAGATAGAAGCTGTGGAGAAAGTTTTGTCAGAACTAGACGTGGCCGCAATTCCAAAGTTGATGGTGTGGAACAAGGtacggtgaaatttttttttttttttttaattaattaattatttttttgtgtctCAGTTAACAATGCAATGTGGGGAGATAAGAAACTCTGATTCATCATATCTGGGAATTTTGTGGTTAGagtttttcgttttcttgtcTCCTGTTAAATTCTTTGTAAAGCACAGGATCCCCATCACCTTAGGGAATTCCTTTTTCACATGTGTGGTGTTTGTTCTGTTTGTGTGCTGTGTGCATGGGTCTTCTTAGATTAATACTGATGTTTTATTATGGGATATTTTGGCATGTCCTAGGTTTCGTTCTAGTAATGTATACTCACGAGTGATGATGCACGGCTGCTTTTGTGCAGGTTGATAAGGTTAGCAATCCTGAAAGCATAAAGTTGGAAGCAGAAAAGAGAGATGATGTGATTTGCATATCTGCTCTGAGTGGTGAGGGCATAAATGAATTCTGCAGTGCAGTTCAGGAAAAATTGAAGGTACGAGTGCTTGTTTCACTGTTTCCTTTTGATAATCAAGAGTGGAGTTTGTACATCTATAAAGTGAAAGCAATCTTTTGCTTAACAGGACTCCATGGTATGGGTGGAAGCCTTGATCCCGTTCGAGAAAGGGGAGCTCCTCAGTACCATACATAAGGTTGGAATGGTGGAGAGAACGGTAAGTATGCAGTGGatgttgatttttatttaaacatTTTGGTATGTGTGTCTCGGTTTCATAATCGTTCTCAACATTTTGTATATTTACAGGAATATACGGACAAAGGAACGCTGATAAAGGCACACGTACCACTGCGGTATGCAAGGCTACTAACACCAATGAGGCAACTATGCATATCATGATCGCAATTTTCTTCATCGACGATCCACTGTTATGTGGGAGCTCGTTGCTCATCATACGAGTCCCCTCATTAATTTGACGGGTAAAAATCAGAGAAATTTGTAATTATTATGTACATATGTATCGTATCATGTTTTCTGTCAGTGTAAAATCCTTCTAAACTAGACAGACCACAGATGTAACTGACTTCATATCCATCTTATTGTTTTAAGTTCTTCG of the Pyrus communis chromosome 1, drPyrComm1.1, whole genome shotgun sequence genome contains:
- the LOC137741741 gene encoding uncharacterized protein; this encodes MSACFCCSLIRSSPLSHDNLISRPFAKLSRPIFSLALRKQYSDATAPRFVVVRAVQPGLGVVEPGDVSVGDPPSIDVVEAGNGEVLGVVGGVADAKLEDDKPLAPATRVRKKKEEEGGDDNRFKLRNGREVFEEKAYIVGVEHKRGTSDSFGVEESLKELTQLADTAGLMVVGSTYQKLVSPNSRTYIGSGKVAEIKSAINALGVETVIFDDELSAGQLRNLEKAFGGEVRVCDRTALILDIFNQRAATHEAALQVALAQMEYQLPRLTKMWTHLERQAGGQVKGMGEKQIEVDKRILRTQIGVLKKELESVRKHRKQYRNQRLSVPVPVVSLVGYTNAGKSTLLNQLTGANVLAEDRLFATLDPTTRRVQTKNGKEFLLTDTVGFIQKLPTTVVAAFRATLEEISESSLLVHVVDISHPLAEQQIEAVEKVLSELDVAAIPKLMVWNKVDKVSNPESIKLEAEKRDDVICISALSGEGINEFCSAVQEKLKDSMVWVEALIPFEKGELLSTIHKVGMVERTEYTDKGTLIKAHVPLRYARLLTPMRQLCIS